The proteins below come from a single Chryseobacterium nepalense genomic window:
- the atpB gene encoding F0F1 ATP synthase subunit A: protein MNRKISSLFFAFLFVFVSGLAIAQHTSEGEEPAEKIEQKEGFNATKMIMEHIGDSNEWHLWTTKDDNGEEHHVSVPLPVIIKDNEGWHTFLSKSIAHGHEHDGYTLEEGQVVSTKGIQKATLFSIISGKQKANEVFFDLSITKNAASMFLSVIFMTVIFMGMARNYKKSQLPKGAGKLLEPVIVFIRDEVAIPNIGSVKYKRYMPYLLTAFFFIWFNNLFGLIPFFPFGANLTGNIAITAVLAIITLLITLFSANKDYWKHIFMPPVPILLYPIMVPIEIIGIFTKPFALMMRLFANVTAGHIMILAIISLIFIFRSPFLGFASVPLALFVSVLELLVAALQAYIFTVLSALFIGIAVAEHEHEHGHEEHAH, encoded by the coding sequence ATGAATAGAAAGATTTCTTCATTGTTTTTCGCATTTTTATTTGTGTTTGTGAGCGGTTTAGCGATTGCTCAACATACTTCTGAAGGCGAAGAGCCGGCGGAAAAAATAGAGCAGAAAGAAGGTTTTAATGCTACTAAAATGATCATGGAACACATCGGTGATTCAAATGAATGGCATTTATGGACTACAAAAGATGATAACGGTGAAGAGCATCATGTGTCTGTTCCGCTTCCTGTGATTATTAAAGATAATGAAGGATGGCACACTTTTCTTTCAAAGAGTATTGCTCACGGTCATGAGCATGACGGGTATACTTTAGAGGAAGGACAGGTTGTTTCAACTAAAGGTATTCAGAAAGCTACTCTGTTTTCAATAATCAGCGGAAAACAAAAAGCAAATGAAGTGTTCTTTGATCTTTCAATTACAAAGAATGCAGCGTCAATGTTTCTTTCGGTAATTTTCATGACGGTGATCTTCATGGGGATGGCAAGAAACTATAAAAAATCTCAGTTGCCAAAAGGTGCAGGGAAATTATTAGAGCCTGTAATTGTATTCATAAGAGACGAGGTAGCAATACCAAATATAGGATCTGTTAAATACAAAAGATATATGCCTTATTTATTAACCGCATTTTTCTTTATCTGGTTTAATAACTTATTCGGATTGATTCCTTTCTTTCCATTCGGTGCCAACCTTACAGGGAACATCGCAATTACTGCAGTTTTAGCAATCATTACTTTATTGATTACTTTATTCAGTGCTAATAAAGATTATTGGAAGCATATCTTCATGCCGCCGGTTCCAATCTTATTGTACCCAATTATGGTTCCAATTGAGATTATCGGGATCTTTACAAAACCTTTCGCCTTGATGATGCGACTTTTCGCTAACGTTACAGCGGGACACATTATGATCCTGGCGATTATTTCACTAATCTTCATTTTCAGATCTCCGTTCTTAGGATTTGCATCTGTACCATTAGCATTATTTGTTTCTGTATTGGAATTATTGGTAGCGGCACTGCAAGCATATATCTTCACGGTACTGTCCGCTCTATTTATCGGTATCGCAGTAGCAGAGCACGAACATGAGCACGGTCACGAAGAGCACGCTCACTAA
- the ffh gene encoding signal recognition particle protein encodes MFNSLQDKLDKALHNISGRGKITEINVAETVKEIRRALVDADVNYKVAKDLTKRVQDKALGQDVLTSLTPGQLMTKIVHDELVDLMGGSQEGINLSGKPSVILIAGLQGSGKTTFSGKLANYLKTKRNKKPLLVACDVYRPAAIDQLKVLGGQIGVPVFTEEGSMDPSSISQNAINFAKSNGHDVVIVDTAGRLAIDEQMMKEIKTVHSTIQPNETLFVVDSMTGQDAVNTAKAFNDTLNFDGVVLTKLDGDTRGGAALTIRSVVEKPIKFISTGEKMEALDLFYPERMADRILGMGDVVSLVERAQEQFDEEEAKKLHKKIAKNEFGFDDFLKQINQIKKMGNMKDLMGMIPGVGKAIKDVEISDDAFKHIEAIIYSMTPEERRKPSIINTQRKNRIAKGAGRKIEDVNQLMKQFDQMGKMMKMMQGPQGKQMMQMMSKMPNMPGMGGMFGK; translated from the coding sequence ATGTTTAATAGTTTACAGGATAAATTAGACAAAGCGCTACATAATATTTCAGGACGTGGAAAAATCACGGAAATCAACGTTGCGGAAACCGTAAAAGAAATTCGTAGAGCATTGGTGGATGCCGATGTTAATTATAAAGTTGCAAAAGATCTTACGAAAAGAGTTCAGGATAAAGCACTGGGACAGGATGTTCTTACATCGCTTACTCCGGGACAGCTGATGACGAAAATCGTTCACGACGAATTGGTAGATCTTATGGGGGGCTCCCAGGAAGGAATCAATCTTTCCGGAAAACCATCTGTGATTCTTATTGCAGGGCTTCAGGGTTCTGGTAAGACAACATTCTCCGGAAAATTGGCCAATTATTTAAAAACAAAAAGAAATAAGAAACCTCTTTTGGTAGCATGTGACGTGTACCGTCCGGCTGCGATCGACCAGCTGAAAGTATTAGGCGGACAGATCGGTGTTCCTGTCTTCACGGAAGAAGGTTCTATGGATCCTTCAAGCATTTCTCAAAACGCCATTAATTTTGCTAAATCAAACGGTCACGATGTGGTGATTGTAGATACCGCTGGTCGTTTGGCCATTGACGAGCAGATGATGAAGGAGATCAAAACCGTACACTCTACCATTCAACCAAACGAAACACTATTCGTTGTAGATTCCATGACGGGTCAGGATGCGGTGAATACGGCAAAAGCGTTCAATGATACTCTAAATTTTGACGGGGTTGTTTTAACGAAATTGGACGGTGATACCCGTGGTGGAGCAGCTTTAACAATCCGTTCCGTAGTTGAAAAACCGATTAAATTCATCTCTACCGGTGAGAAAATGGAAGCACTGGATCTTTTCTATCCGGAAAGAATGGCAGACAGAATCCTGGGAATGGGAGACGTTGTTTCCCTGGTAGAAAGAGCACAGGAACAGTTTGATGAAGAAGAAGCCAAAAAGCTTCATAAAAAAATCGCCAAAAACGAGTTTGGTTTTGATGATTTCCTGAAACAGATCAATCAGATTAAAAAAATGGGGAATATGAAGGATTTGATGGGAATGATTCCGGGTGTAGGAAAAGCGATCAAAGATGTGGAGATCAGCGATGACGCATTCAAACATATTGAGGCAATCATCTACTCCATGACTCCAGAAGAAAGAAGAAAACCTTCTATCATCAATACACAGAGAAAAAACAGAATTGCCAAAGGTGCCGGAAGAAAAATTGAAGATGTAAACCAACTGATGAAGCAGTTTGACCAGATGGGTAAAATGATGAAGATGATGCAGGGACCTCAGGGAAAACAGATGATGCAGATGATGAGCAAAATGCCGAATATGCCTGGAATGGGCGGAATGTTCGGTAAATAA
- a CDS encoding TM2 domain-containing protein: protein MEVYGNNQGNYNQPYRSEKKVAAGILAILLGGLAIHKFYLGYTKTGIIQLILSLVTCGTVGGLIGLIEGIIYLTKSDEEFDRTYVQNQKEWF, encoded by the coding sequence ATGGAAGTGTACGGAAACAATCAGGGTAATTATAATCAGCCTTACCGGTCTGAAAAAAAAGTAGCCGCCGGTATTCTTGCTATCCTTTTGGGTGGTCTGGCTATTCATAAATTTTACCTGGGATATACAAAAACGGGAATCATTCAGCTGATTTTAAGTCTTGTAACCTGCGGTACTGTTGGCGGACTTATCGGTTTAATAGAAGGGATCATTTATCTTACGAAATCCGATGAGGAGTTTGACAGAACTTACGTTCAGAACCAGAAAGAATGGTTTTAA
- a CDS encoding OmpW family outer membrane protein has product MKKLLLAGAVALFGLSNAQMTKGDWVISGNTGMGFNSINTNTKVNGTKYDETKVSSFSITPSVGYFVIDGLAVGIDLGFDSNTTKNDGSKVTLSTFSVMPTATYYFNTDSKFFPFVGAGIGYASTKTKFNISNSIADPLLWSGDTTTDGLAWKAKAGVTYMATQSLGINLGLGFDQFYNKETYSGIDYKTTRNTFGVNAGFSYFIKAKAQKSDK; this is encoded by the coding sequence ATGAAAAAACTATTACTTGCAGGTGCAGTTGCACTTTTCGGGCTTTCCAACGCTCAAATGACAAAAGGAGATTGGGTAATCAGCGGAAACACAGGAATGGGTTTCAACAGTATTAACACCAATACTAAGGTAAACGGAACGAAATATGATGAAACTAAAGTCAGCTCTTTTTCAATTACACCTTCTGTTGGATATTTTGTTATCGACGGATTGGCAGTAGGAATTGATTTAGGTTTTGATTCGAATACTACTAAAAATGATGGGAGTAAAGTGACTTTATCTACATTTTCCGTTATGCCGACTGCTACTTACTATTTTAATACAGACAGCAAATTTTTCCCTTTTGTAGGAGCGGGAATCGGATATGCATCTACTAAAACAAAATTCAATATTTCCAATTCTATTGCAGATCCTTTGCTTTGGTCAGGTGATACAACAACGGATGGTCTTGCATGGAAAGCGAAAGCAGGAGTTACCTATATGGCTACCCAATCTTTGGGGATTAATTTAGGTCTTGGCTTTGATCAGTTCTATAATAAAGAAACTTATTCCGGAATTGATTATAAAACAACAAGAAACACTTTCGGAGTGAATGCAGGCTTCTCTTACTTCATTAAAGCTAAAGCTCAGAAATCTGATAAATAA
- a CDS encoding outer membrane protein, translated as MKKLLLAGTVMLFGLSNAQIKTGTLYLSGQAGFSQNKDNNTENKSQNFSVIPTVGVFIAPNLAIGTGIGYTGSKAENTDVNNLGFGVETLQSTIKANAFTARPFIRKYWTLSDNLYIFGQLEIPVEIGKRTANLQLNYFDMNGYTYFQSINIEQKYTSFGVNVKPGLDYFINKNWTIEATIGEFGYKNMKIKDQENGTDTFNFGLNLSSVTFGVKYVFAK; from the coding sequence ATGAAAAAATTACTCTTAGCCGGAACTGTTATGCTTTTCGGTCTTTCTAATGCCCAGATCAAAACGGGGACGCTTTATCTGTCCGGTCAGGCAGGTTTTTCTCAAAATAAAGACAATAATACAGAAAATAAAAGTCAGAATTTCAGTGTCATTCCTACAGTAGGTGTTTTCATTGCCCCTAATTTGGCAATAGGTACGGGAATAGGCTATACTGGCAGCAAAGCAGAAAATACGGATGTCAATAATCTCGGGTTTGGTGTTGAAACCCTGCAGTCGACCATTAAAGCAAATGCTTTTACAGCGAGACCATTCATCAGAAAATACTGGACACTTTCGGATAATTTATATATTTTCGGACAACTTGAAATTCCTGTAGAAATTGGAAAACGTACGGCAAATCTACAATTAAATTATTTTGATATGAATGGATATACCTATTTTCAAAGTATAAATATCGAACAAAAATATACTTCCTTCGGTGTAAATGTGAAACCCGGACTGGATTATTTCATCAATAAAAACTGGACGATTGAAGCTACCATCGGAGAGTTTGGGTATAAAAACATGAAGATTAAAGATCAGGAAAATGGAACTGATACATTCAATTTCGGTTTAAATTTATCTTCGGTTACTTTCGGAGTAAAATATGTTTTTGCTAAATAA
- a CDS encoding outer membrane beta-barrel protein, which translates to MKKVLLAGAIALFGLSNAQIAKGTTYLSGQVGYSSTQDNNTDSKVEDFTIVPTVGYFVGNNVAVGLGVGYANTSNTTTSALTNVETKLSTDAFVVAPFVRKYWTVGEKLYIFGQLEVPMAFGKDKAEYSGTASQFNTESKFTSIGVNVKPGLDYFLNKNWSIEATIGEFGYNNFKYKDLDKSTDNFNFGLNLSSVTFGVKYVFAK; encoded by the coding sequence ATGAAAAAAGTATTATTAGCAGGTGCTATTGCACTTTTCGGTTTATCTAATGCTCAGATCGCTAAAGGAACTACATACTTATCAGGACAGGTAGGTTATTCTTCAACTCAGGATAACAATACAGATTCTAAAGTAGAAGATTTCACTATTGTACCTACTGTTGGATATTTCGTTGGAAATAATGTTGCTGTTGGTTTAGGTGTAGGGTATGCAAACACTTCTAACACTACAACAAGTGCGTTGACTAATGTTGAAACTAAACTTTCCACTGATGCGTTTGTAGTAGCTCCATTCGTAAGAAAATACTGGACTGTAGGTGAGAAATTATACATCTTCGGTCAATTGGAAGTTCCAATGGCGTTTGGTAAAGATAAAGCTGAATACAGCGGTACAGCATCTCAGTTCAATACTGAATCTAAATTCACTTCAATCGGAGTAAACGTAAAACCAGGTTTAGATTATTTCTTAAACAAAAACTGGTCTATCGAAGCTACTATCGGAGAATTCGGATACAACAACTTCAAGTACAAAGATCTTGACAAAAGCACTGATAACTTTAACTTCGGATTAAACTTATCTTCAGTTACTTTCGGTGTTAAATATGTTTTTGCTAAATAA
- a CDS encoding porin family protein, protein MKKFLLLTAVAVIGMSAKAQEFRFGPKAGFAMSTLKIDQNQDDLGKRNMDPKYTFYIGGMAEYKINDNFGFQAEVLYSPLGGKEKIDGVNVGIMYVGEKTEVNLGTLLVPVSAKYFITEGFSVAAGANFGVIFSAKQKTVIGSDFMNVEVEGDSGEVDIKDDIKKLNIAPFVGVEYMLENGLFFDARYSLGVSNLSNDGSGGKVTNSFAQIGVGFKFGGN, encoded by the coding sequence ATGAAGAAATTTTTACTTCTGACAGCAGTTGCTGTTATCGGGATGAGCGCAAAAGCTCAGGAATTCAGGTTTGGTCCTAAAGCCGGTTTTGCAATGTCTACACTTAAAATTGATCAGAATCAGGATGATTTAGGAAAAAGAAACATGGATCCTAAATACACTTTTTACATTGGTGGTATGGCAGAATATAAGATCAATGATAACTTCGGTTTTCAAGCAGAAGTTTTATACTCACCACTAGGAGGTAAGGAAAAGATTGACGGTGTAAATGTTGGTATTATGTATGTTGGAGAAAAAACAGAGGTTAATCTGGGAACTCTTTTGGTACCTGTTTCAGCAAAATATTTCATAACAGAAGGATTTTCAGTTGCAGCTGGTGCAAACTTCGGAGTTATTTTTAGCGCTAAACAGAAAACAGTAATCGGGTCTGACTTCATGAATGTAGAAGTGGAAGGAGATAGCGGTGAAGTAGACATTAAAGACGATATCAAAAAATTAAATATTGCTCCGTTCGTAGGTGTAGAATACATGTTGGAAAACGGATTATTCTTTGATGCAAGATACAGCCTTGGTGTTTCAAATTTATCTAATGACGGAAGCGGAGGTAAAGTTACCAATAGCTTTGCACAAATAGGTGTAGGTTTCAAATTCGGAGGTAACTAA
- a CDS encoding PhoH family protein: protein MFELTYDLEDIDAKIFYGVNNQYFNLIKSTFPNLKITGRDHFIFAMGNQEALDIFKQKLDDIVNYISKNNSITLKDVENILNIKDENEKQLVFDQDIIVKGVNGKIIKAKTTNLKKLVKETEKKDMVFAIGPAGTGKTYTSVALAAKALRDKTVKRIVLTRPAVEAGESLGFLPGDLKEKLDPYLQPLYDALRDMIPHEKLEGFIEKKVIEVAPLAFMRGRTLDDAFVILDEAQNTTHSQMKMFLTRMGMNAKFIITGDPSQVDLPPKQQSGLKEAMRILKGVKEIGFVHLTEEDVVRHPVVKKIILAYNDEEKRQRND, encoded by the coding sequence ATGTTTGAATTAACATATGATTTGGAGGATATCGATGCGAAAATCTTCTATGGAGTTAATAACCAATATTTCAATTTAATAAAATCAACATTTCCGAACCTTAAAATCACCGGGAGAGATCACTTTATCTTCGCCATGGGAAATCAGGAAGCGCTTGATATTTTTAAGCAGAAACTGGATGACATAGTAAATTATATTTCAAAAAATAATTCTATAACCCTGAAAGATGTTGAAAATATTCTCAATATAAAAGATGAAAACGAAAAACAGCTTGTTTTCGATCAGGATATCATCGTAAAAGGGGTAAACGGAAAAATCATTAAGGCCAAAACCACCAATCTTAAAAAACTGGTGAAAGAAACCGAAAAAAAAGATATGGTTTTTGCAATCGGACCGGCGGGAACAGGTAAAACGTATACCAGTGTTGCATTGGCTGCAAAAGCGTTGAGAGATAAGACCGTTAAAAGAATTGTTCTTACAAGGCCTGCAGTGGAAGCGGGGGAGAGCCTTGGTTTCCTGCCGGGAGATCTTAAGGAAAAGCTGGATCCGTATTTACAGCCTTTATATGATGCACTCCGGGATATGATTCCTCACGAAAAACTGGAAGGATTTATTGAGAAAAAAGTAATTGAGGTTGCTCCTTTGGCATTTATGAGAGGGAGAACGCTTGACGATGCGTTTGTGATTCTGGATGAAGCTCAGAATACCACGCATTCTCAGATGAAAATGTTTTTAACCAGAATGGGAATGAATGCAAAATTCATCATTACGGGAGATCCAAGCCAGGTTGACCTTCCGCCAAAGCAACAGTCTGGCCTAAAAGAAGCAATGCGTATTCTGAAAGGAGTAAAAGAAATAGGATTTGTGCATCTTACGGAAGAAGATGTGGTAAGGCATCCGGTGGTTAAAAAGATTATTTTAGCCTACAATGATGAAGAAAAAAGACAGAGAAACGACTAA
- a CDS encoding SAM hydrolase/SAM-dependent halogenase family protein: protein MSIITLTSDFGNLDYRVAAVKGSILSLNQKVNIIDITHDIQAFNLVQTSYIVRNAYKHFPKNTVHIISVDSFHNKSRKNILYKSDGHYFIAADNGLLSLVFFDIKPEAIYEITLNNRFDDIVNFTSTDVFVPAAVHLANGGLPEVIGRKIDSAKQLLFPKPVFNESEKMIIGEVTYIDNFGNIISNISKDFFESSGKGYENFTIKFRNLSLSRIFLSHTEVVSDWERETEFHGQSAAIFNDSQLLELTIYKGSKKNGAKSLFGLNVGENIYIEFF, encoded by the coding sequence ATGTCAATTATTACACTTACTTCAGATTTCGGAAATTTGGATTACAGAGTTGCCGCTGTAAAAGGCAGTATACTTTCTCTGAATCAGAAAGTTAATATTATTGATATTACCCATGATATCCAGGCTTTCAACCTTGTACAGACATCGTACATCGTGAGAAATGCATACAAACACTTTCCGAAAAACACGGTCCACATCATTTCTGTAGACAGTTTTCACAACAAATCGAGAAAAAATATACTTTATAAATCAGACGGACATTATTTTATTGCTGCTGACAACGGGCTTTTAAGTCTTGTTTTTTTTGATATCAAACCTGAAGCAATTTATGAAATCACTTTAAATAACAGATTTGATGATATTGTTAACTTTACATCAACTGATGTTTTTGTTCCTGCAGCAGTACATCTTGCCAATGGCGGACTGCCGGAAGTCATCGGTAGAAAGATTGATTCTGCCAAACAGCTTCTTTTTCCGAAACCTGTTTTCAATGAATCTGAAAAAATGATTATCGGGGAAGTTACCTATATTGATAATTTCGGAAATATAATATCAAATATTAGCAAAGATTTTTTTGAAAGTTCAGGAAAAGGATATGAAAATTTCACGATAAAATTCAGAAATTTAAGTCTTTCACGTATATTTTTAAGTCATACGGAGGTGGTTTCGGATTGGGAAAGAGAGACAGAATTTCACGGGCAATCTGCAGCAATTTTCAATGACAGCCAGCTTTTGGAGTTAACCATCTACAAAGGAAGCAAGAAAAACGGCGCCAAGTCTTTGTTCGGACTAAATGTAGGAGAGAATATTTACATTGAATTTTTCTAA
- a CDS encoding dihydrolipoamide acetyltransferase family protein — protein MAEYKLLLPSMGEGVMEATIITWLFNEGDHVKEDDSVVEIATDKVDSDVPTPVSGKIVKILKQKDEVAKVGEAIAILEIEGEGSAPASEETTAETQASAPDAETLKTIEEPLKVSASTEFSGDLYLSPLVKSIAQQENISEAELKSINGSGLEGRITKEDILAYVKNRGNQPVPQAAPAQQTAPAAKPVATSAPASTITAAAGDEIIPMDRMRKIIAENMVKAKQIAPHVTSFIETDVTNVVKWRNKNKSLFEKREGEKLTFMPIFVRAVVKAIQDFPMINVSINGENIIKKKNINIGMATALPDGNLIVPVIKNADQLSLSGLAKAINDLAYRARNKKLRPEDTQGATYTISNVGSFGNLMGTPIIPQPQVAILAIGAIVKKPAVLETPDGDVIAIRNLMFMSHSYDHRVVDGSLGGMMLKHVHDYLENWDLNTEI, from the coding sequence ATGGCAGAGTACAAATTATTGCTTCCTTCCATGGGAGAAGGTGTGATGGAAGCCACCATTATCACCTGGTTATTCAACGAAGGAGATCATGTGAAAGAAGATGATTCCGTAGTGGAGATTGCAACTGACAAAGTAGATTCAGACGTTCCGACACCAGTTTCGGGGAAAATCGTTAAGATTTTAAAACAGAAAGACGAGGTTGCAAAAGTAGGCGAAGCTATTGCTATTTTAGAAATTGAAGGAGAAGGAAGTGCTCCTGCTTCTGAAGAAACAACTGCAGAAACTCAGGCTTCTGCTCCGGATGCCGAAACTTTAAAAACGATAGAAGAACCGTTAAAAGTATCTGCTTCCACAGAATTTTCGGGAGACCTTTATCTTTCCCCACTTGTAAAATCAATTGCACAACAGGAAAATATTTCTGAAGCCGAACTGAAATCCATCAATGGAAGTGGTCTGGAAGGAAGAATTACCAAAGAAGATATTTTAGCATACGTTAAAAACAGAGGCAATCAGCCTGTTCCACAAGCTGCACCGGCACAACAGACCGCTCCGGCTGCAAAACCTGTGGCGACATCTGCTCCTGCTTCCACAATCACGGCTGCTGCCGGTGACGAAATCATTCCGATGGACAGAATGAGAAAGATCATTGCCGAAAACATGGTGAAAGCCAAACAAATTGCTCCACACGTAACTTCTTTCATCGAAACAGACGTAACCAACGTTGTAAAATGGAGAAATAAAAATAAATCCCTCTTTGAAAAACGTGAAGGTGAAAAGCTTACTTTCATGCCGATTTTCGTAAGAGCGGTGGTAAAAGCCATTCAGGATTTCCCGATGATCAACGTTTCTATTAATGGTGAAAACATCATTAAAAAGAAAAATATCAATATTGGTATGGCAACCGCTTTACCGGACGGAAACCTTATTGTTCCGGTAATTAAAAATGCAGACCAGTTATCTCTTTCAGGACTGGCAAAAGCAATTAATGATCTGGCGTACAGAGCAAGAAATAAAAAATTAAGACCTGAAGATACTCAGGGCGCAACATATACTATCTCCAACGTAGGAAGTTTCGGAAACCTTATGGGAACTCCAATTATCCCTCAGCCGCAGGTAGCTATTTTAGCAATCGGGGCAATCGTTAAAAAACCGGCTGTTCTTGAAACGCCTGACGGAGACGTGATTGCAATCAGAAACTTAATGTTCATGTCTCACTCTTACGATCACAGAGTGGTAGACGGTTCTCTTGGAGGAATGATGCTGAAGCATGTTCATGACTACCTTGAAAACTGGGATCTGAACACAGAAATATAA
- a CDS encoding chloride channel protein, with the protein MLKILSLIRRSLKKSFDNIHNEQLKHNLLQAIPFWIGSVITGFVAVMYAKIFAWGEHLLNYILNWHLWMIFIIAPIGFVLSWWLVKEFAPYAKGSGIPQVMAAVELANPKEHKKIRSLLSLKIIVFKILSSVVLVIGGGAVGREGPTIQVAGSVFRKVNEYLPDWWPKISKKNMIMTGAAAGLAAAFNTPLGGIVFAVEELSKTHINYFKTALFTAVIIAGLTAQTLAGSYLYLGYPKTNDVSLMVMFPIMLVAGVAGILASQLSVIMLKITDWKKRKLKTDRANVVFLVISALLIASVAYFINREILGSGKEIMERILYTDEKHEDWYVPVLRMFGPALSFTSGGAGGIFAPALTAGATVGSVISGFIDLSPNETNVVVLGGMVAFLTGITRAPFTSAIIVLEMTDRHSLIFHLMLAGMISSIASILVSRHSLYDLIKVGFLEEIRKEKN; encoded by the coding sequence ATGCTGAAAATTTTATCCCTAATCCGAAGATCATTAAAAAAGTCCTTCGACAATATTCACAACGAACAGCTAAAGCATAATCTTTTGCAGGCCATACCATTTTGGATAGGTTCCGTGATCACAGGCTTTGTAGCTGTTATGTATGCTAAAATCTTTGCATGGGGAGAACATCTTCTGAATTATATCCTGAACTGGCATTTGTGGATGATTTTCATTATTGCTCCCATCGGTTTTGTATTGTCGTGGTGGCTGGTGAAAGAATTCGCTCCGTATGCAAAAGGCAGCGGAATCCCTCAGGTAATGGCCGCGGTAGAGCTTGCCAATCCGAAAGAGCACAAAAAAATAAGAAGTTTATTAAGCTTAAAGATCATTGTCTTTAAAATACTTTCATCCGTAGTTCTGGTGATCGGGGGCGGTGCAGTTGGCCGGGAAGGCCCCACCATTCAGGTTGCAGGTTCTGTTTTCAGAAAAGTGAACGAATATCTTCCGGATTGGTGGCCTAAGATTTCCAAGAAAAATATGATCATGACAGGTGCTGCCGCCGGACTTGCCGCAGCTTTCAACACCCCTCTCGGCGGAATTGTTTTTGCGGTGGAAGAACTTTCGAAAACCCACATCAACTACTTTAAAACTGCTTTATTTACAGCGGTGATCATTGCAGGTCTTACGGCACAGACACTGGCCGGATCTTATTTATATTTAGGCTATCCGAAGACTAATGATGTTTCATTAATGGTCATGTTCCCGATCATGCTTGTTGCCGGAGTTGCCGGAATTCTCGCAAGTCAGCTTTCGGTAATCATGCTTAAAATTACGGACTGGAAAAAGAGAAAACTGAAAACCGACAGAGCAAATGTTGTCTTTCTTGTGATCTCGGCATTGCTTATAGCATCCGTCGCCTACTTTATCAACCGCGAAATTCTGGGTTCCGGAAAAGAAATCATGGAACGTATTCTATATACCGATGAAAAACACGAAGACTGGTATGTTCCTGTTTTACGGATGTTCGGTCCGGCACTATCTTTTACTTCCGGCGGTGCGGGAGGAATTTTTGCGCCTGCCTTAACGGCCGGAGCTACGGTTGGCTCCGTAATTTCAGGATTTATTGATCTGAGCCCGAATGAAACTAATGTCGTGGTTCTCGGAGGGATGGTCGCCTTTTTAACAGGGATTACAAGAGCTCCGTTTACATCAGCCATTATTGTTCTGGAAATGACCGACA